Within Campylobacter jejuni, the genomic segment CAGAAGCTCCAGATGTTGAAATAGGAGATGAATTAACCTATGAATGTTCTTTGGAAAATTTAGGAAGAACTGCGGTAAATACCTTGCATAAAGAACTTGAATATCATATACAAAAATTATTAGAACAAACTATTTTTGAAAAGTATAAAAACAAAGTAGGGCAAATGGTTTTTGGTACAGTTGTTAGAGTGGATAATGAAGAAAATACTTTTATTGAAATAGATGAATTAAGAGCTTTTTTACCGAGAAAAAATCGCATTAAAGGGGAAAAATTTAAAATAGGTGATGTGGTAAAAGCTGTGATACGCCGTGTTTATACAGATAAGGGTATTAAAATCGAGCTTAGTCGTACAAGTCCTAAATTTTTAGAATGTTTACTTGAAGCTGAGGTTCCAGAAATCAAAGATGGTTATGTCAATATTATAGGATGTGCTAGAATTCCAGGTGAAAGAGCAAAAATCATTCTTCAGGCCAATGGAGCAAATATCGATCCTGTAGGTGCTACAGTAGGTGTTAAAGGTGTAAGAATTAATGCAGTAAGCAAAGAGCTTCATAATGAAAATATTGATTGTATAGAATTTACAAATGAGAGTGAAATTTTAATTTCTCGTGCCTTGGCTCCTGCTATTGTAAATTCTGTGAAAATTGAAGATAAAAAAGCTATTGTAAGTTTAAATAGCGAACAAAAAAGTAAAGCTATAGGAAAAAATGGTATTAATATTCGCCTTGCTTCTATGTTAAGTGGTTATGAAATAGAGCTCAATGAATTAAGCTCATCGCAGCTAAATAATGCCATCAGCAATGAAGAAGCAATGAAAAATCTTCAAGATTTGTTTAAAATTTAAAATATTTGTGAATTTTCACAAATATTTTTTATAAAACCACTTCCAATAAAATGCCGCAAAGATAAAAATCATACCCAATAAGCCTGTAATTAGTTCTAAACTCAAGCCTAATTCAAATAAAAAGCCCATAAGCATTGAAATAATAGCGCTAAAACTAAGATAAATCATATCTGTATAAGCGATCACTCTACCATGATATGCTTTGTCAGCATTTTTTTGTATCATAGTGTAGGTGTAAGCCCAAAGTGCTGAGGTAAAAAAACCTGCACCGATTAAACCTAAAAAAGAAATATAAAAATTAAATTGAGTTAAAGCCCAAAGTATAATACCAAAACCTTGGCCAAGATACATGTAAAATAAATTTTTATTATTAATAAATTTACTTAAAACCATAGGTCCTATAGCTAAAGAACAAGCACGTACCGCATTTAAAAACCCTATTACTAAAGCAGCAGATAAAACTTCTTTATATTGATGTTGCGCTAAAAGCGTAACCAAGGTTTCATAAGCAGTTAAACCTATAAAAGCGTGAAGCAAGATAAGATGAAAAATTATCTTATTGTTTAAAACATAGAAAAATCCTTCTTTTATCATGGTAAAAAAGCGACTTTGTGTTTTTTGATGAAAATCAGGAATGCTTAATCTTGCTAAAAAAGAAATGCCTATGAGTATAAGTACACAGTCAAATAAAAAAGCGGTTTTAACTCCTAGAAAATAAATAAAAATTCCCGCACTTGCCATACCTGCTGTATAAGAAATCGCCCAAATGACACTGTGCATTTCATTAGCGAGTTTAAGTTCTTGAGGGGTTAAAATTTTGGCCAATAAACTCATTTCAGCTTGAAAATAAATCGAAGCAACACAAAGTCTTATGAAAATTAAAATAAATAAAAGCCAAAGCATACTAAGACTTGTGACAAAAATAAGACAAAAAATAGAAATTAATTCCATGCTAATCATGCTGAGTAAAAGTTTTTTAGGTTTATTTTTCTCTACTATGACGCCATTAATAGGAGCAAGTAAAACTCCAGGTAAAAAAGCAAGCATAGCACTTGTAGCTGTTGCCCAAGTAGGAGCATTAAGCTCAACCAAAAGGGTAAAAACTCCTGTTTGAGAAAACCATGCTCCAAAATATACTATAAACTGAACCGAAGCTAATATTCTGATATTTTTATTATTTTTTAATAGTTCAATGTAATTCATAAGCGAAACTATACCATAATTTATATTTTAAATGCTATAATTATTTTAATTTATGTAAAAAACAAGGAAAAATTTTGAAAAGACTGGATAAAAAAGAAGCTTTAGATTTATTACACCATGCAAGTTTAACAGAACTTGGAGAAATGGCTTATAAAAGAAAATTAGAACTTCATCCTGAAAAAATCACCACTTTTGTTGTAGATAGAAATATTAATTATACCAATGTTTGTTGTATTGATTGTTCTTTTTGTGCTTTTTATCGCCATCATAAAGAAGATGATGCTTATATTTTAAGCTTTGAAGAGATAGGCAAAAAGATAGAAGAGCTTGAAGCTATCGGGGGAACACAAATTCTTTTTCAAGGCGGGGTGCACCCAAAATTAAAAATAGAATGGTATGAAGAATTAGTTTCTTGGATAAAAGAACATTATCCAAATATCACTGTGCATGGTTTTTCGGCAGTTGAAATCGCTTATATTGCAAAAGCATCTAAAATTTCAATCACTGAAGTGTTAAAAAGATTACAAGCTAAGGGTTTATTTTCTATACCAGGAGCGGGAGCTGAGGTACTAAGTGATAGGGTGCGTGATATCATTGCACCCAATAAATGCGATACAGCTACTTGGTTAGAAGTACATTGCCAAGCTCATAAAATCGGTATGAAAAGTACAGCTACCATGATGTTTGGAACGGTTGAAAATGATGAAGAAATCATCGATCATTTTGAGCATTTGAGAAAATTGCAAGATGAAACAGGTGGTTTTAGAGCTTTTATTTTATGGAGCTTTCAAAGTGATAATACTGCTTTAATCCAAAAACATCCAGAGATTATGAAACAAAGTTCTAACAAGTATTTAAGACTTTTAGCTTTAGCAAGACTTTATTTAGATAATTTTAAAAATTTACAAAGTTCTTGGGTAACTCAAGGCTCACTTATAGGCCAGCTTGCTTTAAAATTTGGGGCCAATGATTTAGGCTCAACTATGATGGAAGAAAATGTAGTAAGTGCTGCAGGAGCAAGTTATAGAATAAATCAAGATGAGATGATAAGGCTGATTAGAAGTTTAGGCGAAAATCCAGCTAAACGCAATACCGCTTATGAAATTTTAGAAAGGTTTTAATGCAGTATTTAGAGAGTAGGGGTGTTAAAATCCCTTTTATTTTTGAAAAAAATTCTGATTTTCCCATTGTTGTTTTAAAGCTTGTTTTTAGAAATTGCGCTAGAAGTTATGATGAAATAGCAGGCTTAGCTAAGATGTTTTCACGTATTTTAAATGAAGGCGTGGATGATAAATTTTTTAAGGATTTAGAATTTAGAGCAATAAATTTAGAGGCAAGTAGTGGTTTTGAAAGCTTGGAAATCAACCTTTCTTGCTTGAAAGAAAATTTTGATTTTGCTTTAAAGAGTTTAGAAAAATTGCTTTTAAAACCAAGAATAGAAGAAAAAACTTTGCAAAAATTAAAAATCAATGCCTTAGGTGAGCTCGCGAGTAAAAATAGTGATTTTGATTATTTAGCAAAAAATTTACTCAATGCTCAAATTTTTAAATGTAAAGAATTTCAAAGTCCAAATGATGGAGATGAAAAAAGTATAGAAACTTTGTCTTTAAAAGATTTGCAAAATTTTTATAAAAATTTTATCCATCTTAGTGATTTGGTTGTGATTTTAGGAGGAGATTTAGAAGAAAAACAAGCCAAGGCAGATCTTTTAAAACTCTTATCAAAACTTCAAATAGGTAAGAAAAATACTCCAAAAAAATATGAGTTAAGCAAAAACATCAAAGATGAAATTTTGCTACGCCCAGAAAGTGAACAAGCTTATATTTATTTTGCTACACCTTTTTTTGCTGATTTTAAAGATAAGGATTTATATCTTGCAAAAATTGCATTATTTGTTCTAGGGCAAGGAGGATTTGGTTCAAGGATTATGGAAGAAATTCGTGTTAAAAGAGGTCTTGCATACTCAGCTTATGCTATGCTTGATATGAATATGTCTTTTTCTAGAGTTTTTGGATATTTACAAACTAAAAATGAAAGCACTAAAGAAGCTAAAAAAATCGTAAAAGAGCTTTTTGAAGATTTTATAAAAAATGGCATGACTCAAAATGAACTTGATCAAGCTAAAAATTTTCTCATAGGATCAACTCCTTTGCGTTATGAAAGCTTAAGCAAGCGTTTATCTATGTCTTTTAACGAATTTTATCAAGGTTTAAAATTAGGATATTATAAAGAAGAGTTAAAACTTATGGAAAAGGTTAAACTTGAAACCATAAATGCTTATATTAAAAAACATCAAGAGCTTTTAAATATAAGTTTTGCAAGCATACAAAATGAAAATTAAAGAAAGTGATTATGAATTTTTTAAAAAATTAAAAATTAGAAGTGCTATTGATTTAGCGCTTCTTTTACCTAAAAAAATTGAAAATTTAAATCCAAGTAAAAATCCCAAAGAAAATGAAATTTGCACCCAAAAAATCACTATAAAAAGCGTTAGTTCAAGAAAAAATCAACTTTTTGGTTTAGGTTTTTGTGAAGAATGGCAAGAAAATATTTCTTTTGTATTTTTTCATCCTAGAGCTTGGCATTTTGGGATTTGTAAGGTAGGAAAAGAGCTTATTTTTAATGCTAAACTCTCGCGTTTTAATCACACTTGGCAATTTAACAATCCTAAAATTTTAACTTCTTTTGAGGGTTTTAGTCCAAAGTATCAAATTTTAGGCTTAAAAGATACAAAAATTGCTGCTTTTATACATAAATATCTTAACTATGAAAATTTAAAAGAAAGTGGCATAGAGGATAAATATATACATTTTCTTTTAAATTTGCATGCTTATGATGAAAAAAGTTTTTTTATGTTTGAAAATTTGCAAAATTTTAGCAAAGATTTAAAATATATAGAAATATATAATTTTTTAAAGCGTTTAAAAGCTAAAAAAACGCATTTTAAAGCTCATCAAATCAATGTTTTTAATATAGCCAATTGGCTTAAAGATTTGCCTTTTTCTCTTACTAAAGATCAGCTTAACGCTTTAAAAGATATAGAAAAAGATTTGCATTCAAAAGAAGCTAAAAGGCGTGTGATTATGGGTGATGTGGGGTGTGGCAAAACCTTGGTTTTGCTTGGTGCGGCTTTGATGGTTTATCCTAAACAGGCTATTTTAATGGCACCTACTAGTATTTTAGCGTATCAGCTTTATGAAGAGGCTAAGAAATTTTTACCTGATTTTATGAATATTTTGTTTATTAAAGGGGGCAAAAAAGAAAAAGATTTAGAACAAAATATCCAAAAAGCAAATCTTGTTATAGGCACTCATGCTTTAATTCATTTAGAAAGTCATAATGCCGTGCTTGTAATGATAGATGAACAACATCGTTTTGGATCAGCTCAGCGTGAAAAAATTCATTCTTTAAATAAACAAGAATTTATTCCTCATTTTATACAGTTTTCGGCTACGCCTATTCCAAGAACTTTAAGCATGATACAATCTGAACTTTTAAATTTTAGTTTTATTAAGCAGATGCCTTTTAAAAAAGATATTACAACTTATTGTATACAAAATGAAGGCTTTTCTAAGCTTAGCGAGAAGATCAAGGAAGAAATTTCTAAAAATCATCAAATTGTCATTATTTATCCTTTAGTGAGTGCTAGTGATAATATTCCTTATCTTTCTTTAGAGCAGGCCAAAGAATATTGGCAGAATCACTATAAAAAAGTTTTTGTAACTCATGGAAAAGATAAACAAAAAGATGAAATTTTAGAGCGTTTTAGAGATGAGGGAAATATTTTACTAAGCACTACAGTGGTGGAAGTGGGCATTTCTTTACCAAGATTGAGCATGATAGTGATTGTGGGGGCGGAACGTTTAGGACTTGCTACCTTGCATCAACTTCGTGGCCGTGTAGGTCGTGTAGGGCTTAAAAGTACTTGCTATCTTTATACTAAGCTTAAAGAAATTCCAAGTCGTTTAAAAGAATTTGCTAGCACTTTAGATGGGTTTAAAATAGCAGAACTTGATCTTAAAAATCGTTTGAGTGGAGATTTGCTTGATGGTTTTATGCAACATGGAAATGAGTTTAAATTTTTTGATTTTTCCAAGGATGAGGAGATTTTACAAAAGGTAAAAAAAGATTTGGCAAAAAAATTGCCAAATTAATGTCCACCGTACTTATAAAGCATATTTTGAAAATGTGAAGCTATCATTTGTGCACGCTGTAAAATAACTGTTTTCATTTCCTCATTATAAACTATATTTAAACTTTCTTCAAAAAGTTTTAGCCAAACTTCAAAAAATTCTTGAGGAAAAGGAGGTAGATCTAGATGCTTTTTTAAGGGTTGCCCATTATAATCACCTTCGCCTAAAAGCATGCCTGCCCAAAAATTTCCTATTTTTGCTTTATGATCTTTCCATTCTTCATCACTTGTTCCGATAGCATTGTTAAAAATAGAACCTAAATCTTTATCTTTTCTAATTTTTTCATAAAATATTTCCATGAGTTTTGCTATGCTTTCTTGATTAATTGTTTCAAATTTCATATAAGCCTTTCTTAAATGTTAATTTTATGGCGTTAATATAGCAAAAATAAGATAAATTAAATTTAACATAAGTTAAGAATGGAAAATGTATATAATGAAAGATTATTTAGAACTTTTATCTAGTGTAGGAAAATTAAAAAAATTTCAAAAAAATAGTATTTTATTTTATGAGGGCGAAGAGGCTAAAAAATTTTTTATTTTACTCAAGGGAAAAATACGCATTTATAAAAGTACAGCAAGTGATAAAGAAATTACTTTGCATTATTTTAATCCTCCAAATTTTATAGCAGAAATGCCTGCTTTTAAAAAATTAAATTATCCTGCTAATGCTATATTTGAGGAAGATGGAGAAATTTTGGAAATTGATTTTATTAATTTTCAAAATTTATGCAGTGAAAATAAAGAATTCAATTTTTTACTTATCAGTTCACTTTTTGATAAAATTAAAATTTTAGAAAAGAAATTATCTCAAAATGCATTAGATTTAAGGACGAGATTATTAAAGTATCTTTTGGAAAATGAAAAAAATTTAGATACAATTTCACAAAAACAAATTGCAATTGATTTAAATGTTAGAGCACAATCTTTATCTCGAGTGTTAAAAGAACTTAAAATTTCAGAACTTATTGATACAAAAAAAGGTAGAATTGAAATTTTAAATAAAGATATGATCATGAAAGAACTTTGGTAAAAATTTAAGGTAGAGAATGGATTTTGATTTTATATTAGTTCAAGCTCCTGCTTTTTTAACGGCTGCTTGGCTTACGATAAAACTAAGCTTTTTTGGAATTATTTTTTCTTTGATAATAGGCTTGTTTTGCATTTTAATGAGTTATTTTAAAATAAAAATTTTAGAAAATATTTGCAAGCTTTATATAGAGTTTTCAAGAAATACGCCTTTATTAATTCAACTTTTTTTCTTATATTATGCTTTACCTAAATTTAATATACATTTAGAGCAAATTCCACCGCTCAATTTAATTTGTTTAAGTGTAGAAGAAACTTTAAGACCTTCTTTTGCTTGTACTATAGTAGGACTTAGTTTTTTAGGGGGTTCTTATATGGCTGAAAGTTTAAGAGCGGGATTTGAAGCCATAAGAAAACAGCAGTTTGAAGCGGGACTTTCTTTGGGTTTTTCAAAATTTGGAAATTTGCGTTATGTGATTTTGCCGCAAGCTTTGGCTATTTCTATGCCAAGTATTAGTGCTAATATTATATTTTTAATCAAAGAAACTTCAGTGGTTAGTATTATTGCCTTGCCAGATTTGGTGAATTTAATGAAGAGTTTAAATTCCTTAACCTATAAGACAGATGAGCTATTGTTTTTGTTGTTTATGGGATATTTGTGCATTATTTTGCCTTTGTCTTTTATTTTGCTAAAGTTTGAAAAAAGGTTGCTTCATGCTTGAACTTTTAAATACCGATACGCTTTTAAGACTCTGGCAAGGGCTTTTTGTCACTCTTGAAATTTCATTTATCAGCATTATTATTACTTCGATAGGTGGGTTGTTTTTGGGAATTTTAATGAGTTTTAAAAATACCTATATCTATGCTTTTTGTCGTTTAGGTTTAGAATTTGTACGTGTTATGCCACTTTTAGTATGGCTTTTTGTGGTGTATTTTGGTTTTCCTAGATGGTTTGGGTGGGATTTGAGTTCTGTAAGTGCAGCTATTATTGTTTTTAGCATTTGGGGTTGTTTTGAGATGATGGATTTGGTGCGTGTTTCCTTGCAGAGTATTCCAAAACATCAGTATGAAAGTGCATCATCTTTAGGTTTAAATACGGTGCAAAGTTTTGTTTATATTATTATTCCACAAGCTATGCGTCGTTTAACTCCTATGAGTATGAATTTACTTACTCGCATGATTAAAAGCACAACCTTTGCTTATTTAATCGGCGCGGTAGAGCTTGTCAAGATAGGGCAACAAATTATAGAATTTCATAATAGAAATGATTTTGCACCTTTTATTATTTATGGTTTGATTTTTTTTATCTTTTTTATACTTTGTTATCCTATCACTTTATATTCAAGAAAATTAGAGAAAAAATGGAGCTAAAATGAGCATACTAAAAATAGAAAATTTACAAAAGTATTATGGTTCGCATTACGCCTTAAAAGATATTAATTTAGAAGTTAAGGCTAAAGAAGTTGTGGTGATTTTAGGTCCTAGCGGATGTGGAAAATCTACGCTTTTGCGTTGTATTAATGGGCTTGAAGAGATTGCAAGTGGTAATATTTATATTGATAATGAGAAAATAGATAAAGATTTTAAAGAATGGCCAAGAATGCGTCAAAAAGTTGGTATGGTTTTTCAATCTTATGAGCTTTTTGAGCATTTAAGTGTTGAAGAAAATATACTTTTAGGACCTATGAAAGTGCAAAAAAGAAAGAAAGATGAGGTTTTAAAAGAGGCTAAAATTTGGCTTGAAAAGGTGGGACTTTTACATAAAATTCATGCTTATCCAAGAGAGCTTAGCGGAGGACAAAAACAAAGAATTGCTATAGTAAGAAGTTTATGCATGAATCCTGAGTTAATGCTTTTTGATGAGGTTACAGCAGCACTGGATCCTGAGATTGTTAGAGAAGTTTTAGAAGTGATGTTAAATCTTGCAAAAGAGGGTATGACTATGCTTATTGTTACTCATGAAATGGGTTTTGCTAAAGCTGTAGCAGATAAAATTATTTTTATGGATGAAGGAAAAATCATCGAAGAAAATGATCCTAAAAGTTTTTTTGAAAATCCAAAAAGCGAAAGAGCAAAGAAATTTTTAAATTTGTTTGATTATCATAAATAGATAAAAATAATATTGGTTTATGATAATAAACTTTGCAAGACTAAAATTTTATAGAAAAACTAAAAAAAGTCTTGACAAAAATTTTTTTTTGAGTTATAATCTCACTTTTATTTTTGCTGGTTTAGCTCAGTTGGTAGAGCAGCTGCCTTGTAAGCAGCAGGTCGGGGGTTCAAGTCCCTTAACCAGCTCCATTTATTTTAGCAGTGTTTGACCAGAATATTGAAAAAGCAATATTTTTATGGTGAGTTACTCAAGTGGCCAACGAGGGCAGACTGTAAATCTGCTGGCTTTCGCCTTCCGTGGTTCGAATCCACGACTCACCACCATGCTTTGCGGGAGTAGCTCAGTTGGCTAGAGCATCAGCCTTCCAAGCTGAGGGTCGCGGGTTCGAGTCCCGTTTCCCGCTCCAATAATTTAAAAGAACTGGGAGCTGTATTTTAAAACCTTTAACTTACAGTATATATCCCATTTAAGAGTTTTTGTTGTCTATTATTATGTATAATTTTTCTGAGCGCTCGTATGGCTCAGAGGTAGAGCACTCCCTTGGTAAGGGAGAGGTCGCGGGTTCAATTCCCGCTATGAGCTCCATGAATTGAAAAAATTAT encodes:
- the nusA gene encoding transcription termination factor NusA — its product is MEKIADIIESIANEKNLNLENVREKVATALINTAKRIYGQEYEFFVDPKNLNLYQKITIVADNDERLQNKSESFIALSKAKSEAPDVEIGDELTYECSLENLGRTAVNTLHKELEYHIQKLLEQTIFEKYKNKVGQMVFGTVVRVDNEENTFIEIDELRAFLPRKNRIKGEKFKIGDVVKAVIRRVYTDKGIKIELSRTSPKFLECLLEAEVPEIKDGYVNIIGCARIPGERAKIILQANGANIDPVGATVGVKGVRINAVSKELHNENIDCIEFTNESEILISRALAPAIVNSVKIEDKKAIVSLNSEQKSKAIGKNGINIRLASMLSGYEIELNELSSSQLNNAISNEEAMKNLQDLFKI
- a CDS encoding MFS transporter; this encodes MNYIELLKNNKNIRILASVQFIVYFGAWFSQTGVFTLLVELNAPTWATATSAMLAFLPGVLLAPINGVIVEKNKPKKLLLSMISMELISIFCLIFVTSLSMLWLLFILIFIRLCVASIYFQAEMSLLAKILTPQELKLANEMHSVIWAISYTAGMASAGIFIYFLGVKTAFLFDCVLILIGISFLARLSIPDFHQKTQSRFFTMIKEGFFYVLNNKIIFHLILLHAFIGLTAYETLVTLLAQHQYKEVLSAALVIGFLNAVRACSLAIGPMVLSKFINNKNLFYMYLGQGFGIILWALTQFNFYISFLGLIGAGFFTSALWAYTYTMIQKNADKAYHGRVIAYTDMIYLSFSAIISMLMGFLFELGLSLELITGLLGMIFIFAAFYWKWFYKKYL
- a CDS encoding dehypoxanthine futalosine cyclase, with the translated sequence MKRLDKKEALDLLHHASLTELGEMAYKRKLELHPEKITTFVVDRNINYTNVCCIDCSFCAFYRHHKEDDAYILSFEEIGKKIEELEAIGGTQILFQGGVHPKLKIEWYEELVSWIKEHYPNITVHGFSAVEIAYIAKASKISITEVLKRLQAKGLFSIPGAGAEVLSDRVRDIIAPNKCDTATWLEVHCQAHKIGMKSTATMMFGTVENDEEIIDHFEHLRKLQDETGGFRAFILWSFQSDNTALIQKHPEIMKQSSNKYLRLLALARLYLDNFKNLQSSWVTQGSLIGQLALKFGANDLGSTMMEENVVSAAGASYRINQDEMIRLIRSLGENPAKRNTAYEILERF
- a CDS encoding M16 family metallopeptidase, whose product is MQYLESRGVKIPFIFEKNSDFPIVVLKLVFRNCARSYDEIAGLAKMFSRILNEGVDDKFFKDLEFRAINLEASSGFESLEINLSCLKENFDFALKSLEKLLLKPRIEEKTLQKLKINALGELASKNSDFDYLAKNLLNAQIFKCKEFQSPNDGDEKSIETLSLKDLQNFYKNFIHLSDLVVILGGDLEEKQAKADLLKLLSKLQIGKKNTPKKYELSKNIKDEILLRPESEQAYIYFATPFFADFKDKDLYLAKIALFVLGQGGFGSRIMEEIRVKRGLAYSAYAMLDMNMSFSRVFGYLQTKNESTKEAKKIVKELFEDFIKNGMTQNELDQAKNFLIGSTPLRYESLSKRLSMSFNEFYQGLKLGYYKEELKLMEKVKLETINAYIKKHQELLNISFASIQNEN
- the recG gene encoding ATP-dependent DNA helicase RecG — protein: MKIKESDYEFFKKLKIRSAIDLALLLPKKIENLNPSKNPKENEICTQKITIKSVSSRKNQLFGLGFCEEWQENISFVFFHPRAWHFGICKVGKELIFNAKLSRFNHTWQFNNPKILTSFEGFSPKYQILGLKDTKIAAFIHKYLNYENLKESGIEDKYIHFLLNLHAYDEKSFFMFENLQNFSKDLKYIEIYNFLKRLKAKKTHFKAHQINVFNIANWLKDLPFSLTKDQLNALKDIEKDLHSKEAKRRVIMGDVGCGKTLVLLGAALMVYPKQAILMAPTSILAYQLYEEAKKFLPDFMNILFIKGGKKEKDLEQNIQKANLVIGTHALIHLESHNAVLVMIDEQHRFGSAQREKIHSLNKQEFIPHFIQFSATPIPRTLSMIQSELLNFSFIKQMPFKKDITTYCIQNEGFSKLSEKIKEEISKNHQIVIIYPLVSASDNIPYLSLEQAKEYWQNHYKKVFVTHGKDKQKDEILERFRDEGNILLSTTVVEVGISLPRLSMIVIVGAERLGLATLHQLRGRVGRVGLKSTCYLYTKLKEIPSRLKEFASTLDGFKIAELDLKNRLSGDLLDGFMQHGNEFKFFDFSKDEEILQKVKKDLAKKLPN
- the ctb gene encoding truncated hemoglobin Ctb; its protein translation is MKFETINQESIAKLMEIFYEKIRKDKDLGSIFNNAIGTSDEEWKDHKAKIGNFWAGMLLGEGDYNGQPLKKHLDLPPFPQEFFEVWLKLFEESLNIVYNEEMKTVILQRAQMIASHFQNMLYKYGGH
- the nssR gene encoding nitrosative stress-sensitive transcriptional regulator NssR, coding for MKDYLELLSSVGKLKKFQKNSILFYEGEEAKKFFILLKGKIRIYKSTASDKEITLHYFNPPNFIAEMPAFKKLNYPANAIFEEDGEILEIDFINFQNLCSENKEFNFLLISSLFDKIKILEKKLSQNALDLRTRLLKYLLENEKNLDTISQKQIAIDLNVRAQSLSRVLKELKISELIDTKKGRIEILNKDMIMKELW
- a CDS encoding amino acid ABC transporter permease, with protein sequence MDFDFILVQAPAFLTAAWLTIKLSFFGIIFSLIIGLFCILMSYFKIKILENICKLYIEFSRNTPLLIQLFFLYYALPKFNIHLEQIPPLNLICLSVEETLRPSFACTIVGLSFLGGSYMAESLRAGFEAIRKQQFEAGLSLGFSKFGNLRYVILPQALAISMPSISANIIFLIKETSVVSIIALPDLVNLMKSLNSLTYKTDELLFLLFMGYLCIILPLSFILLKFEKRLLHA
- a CDS encoding amino acid ABC transporter permease encodes the protein MLELLNTDTLLRLWQGLFVTLEISFISIIITSIGGLFLGILMSFKNTYIYAFCRLGLEFVRVMPLLVWLFVVYFGFPRWFGWDLSSVSAAIIVFSIWGCFEMMDLVRVSLQSIPKHQYESASSLGLNTVQSFVYIIIPQAMRRLTPMSMNLLTRMIKSTTFAYLIGAVELVKIGQQIIEFHNRNDFAPFIIYGLIFFIFFILCYPITLYSRKLEKKWS